In a genomic window of Candidatus Gorgyraea atricola:
- a CDS encoding nucleotide sugar dehydrogenase yields the protein MKKKKTLSIFGLGYVGVVTAACLAEQGYHIIGVDVSRKKLDLINKGKSPIVEKGIDDLVSKTVKRKRFCVTDSAMYAISNSEVSIVCVGTPSMENGAIDLSHLKNVSREIGASLKGLRRYHIIVIRSTMMPGTTEDVVIPIIEKASSKKAFKDFGVLVNPEFMREGNSIEDFYAPAKVIIGSRKKQDEKVLRSIYGFIKAPFISTDFKTAEFSKYLDNVFHGLKIVFANEIGAFSKRFGLDGKKAMEILCMDKKSNISGMYLKPGFAFGGSCLPKDLKAVLHKTKIGELDLPLLGSIVKSNDLAIRRAFEAIKKTGKKKITMLGLSFKPGTDDLRESQMVRLAELLIGKGYKLKIYDKNVSLAALMGANRTYIENEIPHIASLLCGSINEAIKTSEVIVVGHSAKEFKKAIKKIKKNQVLIDLT from the coding sequence ATGAAGAAAAAAAAGACTTTAAGTATATTTGGACTTGGATATGTAGGCGTGGTCACAGCAGCCTGTCTTGCTGAACAGGGCTATCACATCATAGGTGTCGATGTCAGCAGGAAAAAGCTGGACCTTATAAACAAAGGCAAGAGTCCTATTGTCGAGAAAGGCATTGATGACCTTGTATCCAAGACAGTCAAGAGAAAGAGGTTTTGCGTAACTGACTCTGCGATGTACGCGATATCAAATAGCGAAGTTTCAATAGTGTGCGTTGGTACACCTTCCATGGAAAACGGCGCAATAGACCTTTCGCATCTTAAGAATGTCTCAAGAGAGATAGGGGCTAGCCTAAAGGGACTGCGAAGATACCATATTATAGTCATAAGAAGCACTATGATGCCGGGCACAACAGAAGATGTCGTTATCCCTATTATAGAAAAGGCCTCGTCCAAAAAGGCGTTTAAGGATTTTGGCGTGCTGGTCAATCCGGAATTTATGAGAGAGGGTAATTCCATAGAGGATTTTTACGCACCGGCAAAGGTGATAATCGGGAGTAGAAAAAAGCAAGATGAAAAGGTGTTGCGTTCGATATATGGATTCATCAAGGCGCCTTTTATTTCAACAGATTTTAAGACAGCGGAATTTTCAAAATATTTGGACAATGTTTTCCACGGCCTAAAGATAGTATTTGCCAATGAGATAGGGGCTTTTTCCAAGAGATTTGGCCTGGATGGAAAAAAGGCAATGGAGATCCTGTGCATGGATAAAAAGTCCAATATATCAGGCATGTATCTTAAGCCCGGGTTTGCCTTTGGAGGATCATGTCTTCCAAAGGATCTAAAGGCAGTCCTGCATAAGACAAAGATAGGGGAATTGGATCTGCCGCTTCTGGGGTCTATCGTAAAGAGTAATGACCTGGCTATTAGAAGGGCATTCGAGGCGATTAAAAAGACAGGTAAGAAAAAGATTACAATGCTGGGCCTGAGCTTTAAACCAGGGACAGATGATCTAAGAGAGAGTCAGATGGTCAGGCTGGCAGAGCTTTTGATCGGTAAGGGCTATAAGTTAAAGATATACGATAAGAATGTATCTCTCGCGGCATTGATGGGCGCTAACAGGACTTACATAGAAAATGAGATACCGCATATAGCGTCACTTTTATGCGGATCCATTAATGAGGCAATAAAGACTTCAGAGGTGATCGTGGTAGGGCATTCCGCAAAGGAATTTAAGAAGGCTATAAAGAAAATAAAAAAGAACCAGGTTTTAATAGATCTAACCTAA
- a CDS encoding DUF362 domain-containing protein, with product MNAKVAIYKQHSLHYSNRAPYFPPAIFAEYPFANKTVDTGNEAYFSLRELFKMLDLDSKNFGKNNWNPLSFLVSPGQTVLLKPNLMRHFADKGSTDKLITHGSVIRAIADYVYIALNGKGRIIIADGPMDDGDFGKICRITGLDEIKRFYKKNAGFDIEIYDLRQEQVFKKGNEIIRRLKLSGDPMGYTAIDLFKHSEFKKDSLDYTTFKGSECISSIMNAHHNDKKNEYLVSNTLLNADVVINIPKLKTHNKAGVTLSLKNMVGITGDRNWLPHFKGVSSKCNRINKRGSKVSCVLNKGIIKYLKDKVKELRGLRDSDIKKGNWHGNNIIWRMILDLSRIVMYADKKGKLQKEVQRKNFFIIDGIVGGEGDGPMNPDPKPCGVLMAGFDSLCVDMAAARLMGFDPKRIPQFKNFSNSIYKDIKVVSNLRDWDRSLSQFKGRCLGFKPFYGWRHHIEVKDEK from the coding sequence ATGAACGCAAAGGTCGCGATTTATAAACAGCATAGTTTACATTATTCAAATAGGGCGCCGTATTTTCCGCCGGCAATATTTGCAGAATATCCCTTTGCGAATAAGACAGTTGATACAGGGAATGAGGCCTATTTTTCATTAAGGGAATTGTTTAAGATGCTTGATCTTGATTCTAAGAATTTTGGAAAAAATAACTGGAATCCTCTTTCTTTTCTTGTATCGCCAGGCCAGACAGTGCTTTTAAAGCCGAACCTTATGAGGCACTTTGCTGACAAGGGATCTACAGATAAGCTGATTACTCATGGCTCTGTGATCAGGGCGATCGCAGATTATGTCTATATTGCTCTGAATGGCAAAGGCAGGATCATTATTGCTGATGGCCCAATGGATGATGGTGATTTTGGAAAGATATGCAGGATCACGGGCCTGGACGAGATAAAGAGATTCTATAAGAAAAATGCCGGCTTTGATATCGAGATATATGACTTGAGGCAGGAACAGGTATTTAAAAAGGGCAATGAGATCATCCGCAGACTAAAGCTATCCGGTGATCCTATGGGCTATACAGCTATTGATTTATTCAAACACAGTGAATTCAAAAAAGACTCCTTGGACTATACGACATTCAAGGGGAGCGAATGTATAAGTTCTATCATGAATGCCCATCACAATGATAAGAAGAACGAATATCTTGTATCCAATACACTGCTTAACGCGGATGTGGTCATTAATATTCCTAAACTCAAGACACACAACAAGGCTGGCGTTACGCTATCTCTTAAAAATATGGTAGGCATTACAGGTGACAGGAACTGGCTGCCTCATTTTAAAGGGGTTTCATCAAAGTGCAATAGGATCAATAAGAGGGGCAGCAAGGTTTCATGTGTTTTGAATAAAGGGATCATCAAATATCTTAAGGATAAAGTAAAGGAACTAAGAGGCCTCAGGGATTCTGATATAAAAAAGGGCAACTGGCATGGAAATAATATTATCTGGAGGATGATCTTAGACCTATCGCGAATAGTCATGTACGCGGATAAAAAAGGTAAGCTTCAGAAAGAGGTGCAGCGCAAGAATTTCTTTATTATAGACGGCATAGTCGGAGGAGAAGGGGATGGCCCTATGAATCCTGATCCAAAGCCGTGCGGCGTCTTAATGGCGGGTTTTGATAGCCTATGCGTAGACATGGCCGCGGCCAGGCTTATGGGGTTTGATCCTAAGCGTATCCCGCAATTTAAAAACTTCTCCAATAGTATATACAAGGATATCAAGGTTGTATCTAATTTACGCGATTGGGATAGATCTTTATCTCAGTTTAAAGGCAGGTGCCTGGGTTTTAAGCCGTTTTATGGATGGAGACATCATATAGAGGTAAAAGATGAAAAATAA
- a CDS encoding glycosyltransferase family 4 protein produces MKNKSVLIIVENLSVPFDRRVWLEARALKENGYGVSVICPRSGKDKGFEVLEGINIYRYKPAPNTKGVLSYVFEFSYCFIMTFLLSIWIALRHSFDIIHACNPPDTFFAIGLFYKLFGKKFYFDQHDLCPEVYLAKYGMNKKDFLYKALLALEFLTYKTADKVIVTNDSYRQIAIARGKLDPEKVVVVRTSPELERFKRTPSDAALKRGKKFLVSYLGVMAPQDGVDYLLVAINIIINKYKRDDIMFTLIGSGDSIEDLKNLREELGLDGAVLFTGRIPDEELFKYLSSSDVCVAPDPKSPLNDKSTMNKILEYMAMERPIVSFDLKESRYSAGDAALYAKPNNIEEFAKNIIELVDDARRREKMGKLGYQRLKGELSWEYNKKRLIDAYRGSI; encoded by the coding sequence ATGAAAAATAAAAGCGTTTTGATAATAGTAGAAAATCTATCCGTACCTTTTGACAGGCGCGTGTGGCTGGAGGCAAGGGCGTTAAAAGAGAACGGCTATGGTGTCAGCGTTATTTGCCCTAGATCTGGAAAAGATAAAGGTTTTGAAGTCCTTGAAGGCATAAATATATACAGGTATAAGCCCGCCCCTAATACAAAAGGCGTTTTAAGCTACGTGTTTGAATTTTCGTATTGTTTTATCATGACATTTTTATTGAGCATATGGATAGCATTGAGACACAGCTTTGACATAATCCACGCGTGCAATCCACCAGATACATTTTTTGCCATAGGACTGTTCTATAAATTATTTGGCAAGAAGTTCTATTTTGACCAGCATGATCTTTGCCCGGAGGTATATCTCGCGAAATACGGCATGAATAAAAAGGACTTTCTTTATAAGGCCCTTCTCGCGCTTGAATTCCTGACATATAAAACAGCGGATAAGGTCATTGTCACGAATGATTCTTACAGGCAGATCGCTATTGCAAGGGGAAAGCTGGATCCTGAAAAGGTCGTTGTAGTCAGGACGTCCCCGGAATTAGAGAGATTTAAAAGGACACCCTCTGACGCGGCGCTTAAACGCGGGAAAAAATTTCTTGTTTCTTATCTTGGCGTCATGGCCCCCCAGGATGGCGTGGATTATCTTTTGGTCGCGATAAACATCATTATAAACAAGTATAAACGCGACGATATAATGTTTACTTTAATAGGGAGCGGGGATTCTATCGAGGATCTAAAGAATCTAAGAGAGGAATTGGGTCTCGATGGAGCGGTCTTATTTACCGGCAGGATCCCTGATGAAGAGCTTTTTAAATATTTGTCCAGTTCTGATGTATGTGTCGCGCCGGATCCAAAGAGCCCTTTAAATGATAAGTCCACCATGAATAAGATCCTGGAATATATGGCAATGGAAAGGCCAATAGTCTCTTTTGATCTAAAGGAATCCAGGTATTCAGCGGGTGACGCGGCGCTTTATGCCAAGCCGAACAATATCGAAGAATTTGCCAAAAATATCATTGAATTGGTAGATGACGCGCGGCGCAGAGAGAAGATGGGAAAGCTTGGTTACCAGCGCCTTAAGGGCGAGCTTTCATGGGAATACAACAAGAAGAGGTTAATAGATGCGTATAGAGGATCTATCTAA
- a CDS encoding sugar transferase, with protein sequence MLKEKDQLFRKLLILSDVATICVSFFIAYALRQNIEVLGELYSPSKYLNILALVLFSWMFALRSTGLYESLRRENLFGITSRIIKSAFFVMVISIGAIFIFKMEFVSRTFILSLLLVTSLFLIFERWIVISSLRFFRKKGYNFRNILVVGTGPRAKNFIELVHRHDEWGLRIIGIIDAEKKMLGKTVAGEKVIGLLKDIPKILIENVVDEAMFVIPRKWIPIIEESLLACELQGVKTNLAADFFNMKISSWSSGEVGGVPTLGFQTTVGEEWQLLVKRLSDILLSLAGMAITLPILIGVGIAIKIFSRGPAIFKQIRSGLNGRKFVMYKFRTMVDGAENGIDALRANNEMAGPVFKMRKDPRVTRFGEFLRRSSLDELPQLFNVLKGEMSIVGPRPPIPREVEKYQIWQRRRLSMKPGLTCLWQINGRNNVDFDEWMKLDLEYIDNWSLRLDLKILLKTVPAVIFSVGAR encoded by the coding sequence ATGTTAAAAGAAAAGGACCAACTTTTTAGAAAATTATTAATACTGTCAGATGTGGCCACTATCTGCGTCTCATTCTTTATTGCTTATGCATTGAGACAGAATATAGAGGTGCTTGGAGAACTCTATTCTCCGTCTAAATATCTGAATATACTGGCCCTGGTCTTATTTTCATGGATGTTCGCATTGCGTTCCACAGGCCTATATGAATCTTTAAGGAGAGAGAATCTATTCGGGATAACGAGTCGTATAATAAAAAGCGCCTTTTTTGTTATGGTGATATCTATAGGCGCGATATTTATTTTTAAGATGGAATTTGTGAGCAGGACCTTTATATTAAGCCTGCTTCTTGTGACGAGTTTATTTTTGATATTCGAGCGATGGATCGTAATATCCTCTTTGAGATTTTTTAGGAAAAAGGGTTATAATTTTAGAAATATTTTAGTAGTGGGCACAGGGCCCAGGGCAAAGAATTTTATAGAACTTGTTCACAGGCATGATGAGTGGGGTCTGAGGATCATAGGTATAATAGACGCTGAGAAAAAGATGCTGGGAAAGACTGTAGCCGGGGAAAAGGTAATAGGACTTCTAAAGGATATACCAAAGATACTTATTGAAAATGTAGTAGATGAGGCGATGTTTGTAATACCCAGGAAGTGGATACCTATTATAGAAGAAAGTCTTTTGGCCTGTGAGTTGCAGGGCGTTAAGACCAATCTTGCCGCTGATTTTTTTAACATGAAGATATCAAGCTGGAGCTCCGGCGAGGTCGGAGGCGTACCTACTCTGGGCTTTCAGACAACAGTTGGTGAAGAATGGCAATTGTTAGTTAAAAGGTTATCTGATATACTATTATCGTTAGCAGGTATGGCGATCACCCTGCCTATTTTGATAGGAGTAGGTATCGCTATAAAGATTTTTTCGCGAGGGCCTGCGATATTTAAGCAAATAAGAAGCGGCCTTAATGGCAGAAAGTTTGTGATGTATAAATTCAGGACTATGGTGGATGGCGCAGAAAATGGGATAGACGCGCTTCGCGCCAATAATGAAATGGCCGGGCCTGTATTTAAGATGCGCAAAGATCCACGTGTCACAAGATTTGGCGAATTTTTACGCAGGTCTAGTCTGGATGAACTACCACAGCTTTTTAATGTATTGAAGGGCGAGATGTCTATAGTAGGCCCGAGACCTCCTATACCTAGAGAAGTGGAGAAATACCAGATCTGGCAGAGAAGGCGTCTTAGCATGAAACCAGGACTTACGTGTTTGTGGCAGATAAATGGACGCAATAATGTAGACTTTGACGAATGGATGAAGCTGGATTTAGAATATATAGATAATTGGTCATTGAGATTGGATCTGAAGATCTTATTAAAAACAGTACCCGCGGTGATTTTTTCAGTAGGCGCGAGGTAA
- a CDS encoding SurA N-terminal domain-containing protein, whose translation MKMIFSVLLVSCFILSGCSCPVSGGGKKTVAQAGKYKMSVEDLKYELKSVPHDETALLDTAAGRAQYIDRLLEKELLLQEAQRQGLDREGDFMKSIESYWEQALLRLLLEKKSKEISGLIHVYDNEVEEHYRDSGEDLPLPTVRADIRRAIRQGKETEAMRAWIKELRKKSYIKINKKLLEEVLSNR comes from the coding sequence ATGAAAATGATATTTTCTGTTTTGCTGGTTTCATGTTTTATACTATCAGGTTGTTCATGTCCTGTTAGCGGCGGGGGTAAGAAGACAGTGGCGCAGGCAGGCAAATACAAGATGAGCGTAGAGGACCTGAAGTACGAGTTAAAGAGTGTGCCTCATGACGAAACAGCGCTTCTGGATACAGCAGCAGGCAGGGCGCAGTATATAGATAGATTGCTGGAGAAAGAGCTTCTTCTTCAAGAAGCACAGCGTCAGGGTCTGGACAGGGAAGGGGATTTCATGAAGAGTATTGAGAGCTACTGGGAGCAGGCGCTTTTAAGACTTTTGCTTGAGAAAAAGAGCAAGGAGATCTCAGGTCTGATCCATGTCTATGATAATGAGGTGGAGGAGCATTACAGGGACTCCGGAGAAGACTTGCCTCTTCCAACGGTTCGGGCTGATATAAGAAGGGCTATTAGGCAAGGAAAAGAGACAGAGGCAATGAGGGCATGGATAAAGGAATTAAGGAAAAAATCATATATAAAGATAAATAAGAAACTTCTGGAAGAAGTACTTTCGAATCGTTAA
- a CDS encoding methyl-accepting chemotaxis protein, producing the protein MAKYKRRNYFINKGFQTEFILKFCVLAAIGCVFFGIILYAFSSRTLTTSFENSRLVVKSTADYILPGLLFGGLIVGLLLAIAASIVVLFMTHRLAGPMYRFEKYAQKVGNGELAPDLKIRKKDQFQNLVSAFNNMTQGLNVGLLKVVGVSEKLDGLIDELTDSSNQELLLKEDIKKIVSELKKDKKDLNNALSYFKISR; encoded by the coding sequence ATGGCAAAGTACAAGCGCAGGAATTATTTCATAAACAAGGGTTTTCAGACAGAGTTTATATTGAAGTTTTGCGTATTGGCGGCTATTGGATGCGTGTTCTTTGGGATAATTTTATACGCCTTTTCTAGTCGTACGCTTACCACATCTTTCGAGAACTCGAGGCTGGTAGTAAAAAGCACAGCTGATTACATATTACCTGGTTTGTTATTTGGCGGGCTTATAGTGGGACTTTTATTGGCAATAGCAGCGAGTATTGTAGTGCTTTTCATGACGCATCGGCTCGCGGGACCTATGTACAGGTTTGAAAAATATGCCCAGAAGGTCGGTAATGGCGAGCTCGCGCCTGATTTAAAGATAAGAAAGAAAGACCAGTTTCAGAATCTGGTCAGCGCCTTTAATAACATGACCCAGGGACTAAACGTGGGACTTTTAAAGGTGGTCGGTGTTTCAGAAAAGCTGGACGGCTTAATAGATGAGCTTACAGACAGCTCGAACCAGGAATTGCTGCTCAAAGAGGACATAAAGAAGATAGTCTCTGAGTTAAAAAAGGATAAAAAGGACCTTAATAACGCACTTTCGTATTTCAAAATAAGCAGGTAG
- a CDS encoding radical SAM protein, translating to MTFCERYFLGFAKRFILRHALLKRACLFFLVQKPVTRLLKPPFTRTSKIIAIDITYVCNLKCNNCVRSCKQAPTSQRMTVEQIKKFIKESIENNNRWERIRLMGGEPTLHPDLLKIVQLLLEYKKKYSPEAVIEVVTNGHGKTVNNILSKLPKDIEISNSAKDSPMQEHFLAFNIAPRDLKHYRFADYSVGCRGMTVSGMGLTPYGYYPCAVSGGIDRIFGFNIGRKKLPLDDDSMKDQREKFCQYCGRFRGMGGWVKEEVMSPTWKNAYASYKSKKPTLSLY from the coding sequence ATGACTTTTTGTGAAAGATATTTTCTAGGCTTTGCGAAAAGATTTATTCTAAGGCATGCGTTATTGAAAAGGGCGTGCCTTTTTTTCTTGGTCCAGAAACCCGTGACAAGGCTTCTCAAGCCCCCATTTACAAGGACCTCCAAGATAATCGCCATAGATATCACTTATGTCTGCAATCTAAAATGCAATAATTGTGTTCGCTCCTGTAAGCAGGCCCCGACCAGTCAGCGTATGACTGTCGAGCAAATAAAAAAGTTTATCAAGGAGAGTATTGAAAATAATAACAGATGGGAAAGAATACGACTGATGGGAGGGGAACCAACGCTTCACCCTGACCTTCTTAAGATCGTACAGTTATTACTGGAGTACAAAAAGAAATATTCTCCTGAGGCTGTGATAGAAGTCGTAACTAATGGCCATGGGAAGACAGTAAATAATATCTTGTCCAAACTTCCAAAAGACATTGAGATCTCTAATTCAGCAAAGGATTCTCCTATGCAGGAGCATTTTCTTGCCTTTAATATAGCCCCGCGGGACCTTAAACATTATAGATTTGCAGATTATTCAGTGGGCTGCAGGGGCATGACTGTGAGCGGCATGGGCCTGACTCCATATGGCTATTATCCCTGCGCGGTATCTGGCGGCATTGACAGGATCTTTGGTTTTAATATCGGCAGAAAGAAATTGCCATTGGATGACGATTCCATGAAGGATCAGAGAGAAAAGTTCTGTCAATATTGTGGAAGATTCAGAGGTATGGGCGGATGGGTAAAAGAAGAAGTCATGTCTCCTACCTGGAAAAATGCCTATGCCAGTTATAAGTCAAAAAAGCCTACCTTGTCGTTGTATTAA
- a CDS encoding ATP-binding protein yields the protein MRISRKIGISFFITFLLVIVLGALSIYSLRHTYRGLSQVFARDLPASRATYQIAISMEGLFAELNNFLITGNENFKISYEKAHKGIERDISALERFISEEEETGLFDEAEDLIARIDGAAQDIFKNKKDIDALYKDLRAIEITFTKKLDSLFDFEEKKMQDEKDFLLVQTQYLPASDLITEARLRFSKALSDLNEEDVLILEKSLRDYKNYYGYSISDKERSLATELIESSTEIKSIVSSINDLKAKAGSHVELLLAKGKDFMEALDKIIALKKSGISSKLGVGAALTEDIPAIHNISKIEKDLAESWRASSRYILTGDETYIAHYHQLRQNIDKALKDYGRHARLRGTERFLDDILESDNAILKLIDSNTALFDKKQDSLSEFLSIASEIESKIDGLLAEKDSLIKEAEDPQDILEKHVPARWMLMRLKDELAGASRLIMDYLDEQELKYKDQYSESYFDMKKYMNRYRNLSKGRADSVFIKEIELKLDSFNSAVLGVIDSHDSIMKERGWTLIELQDDLKDSLAKAVEAEISQIEKNKKDLTNRIRTINIVIFIIIGVVAFIAVFVIFYTTSSITNPIQALYSGAGIIGKGNLDHRLNIKTGDEIQDLAEGFNTMAGELKELYTNLENKVKERTAQLGEANKTLVFKKDELEKINSKLKDLDRMKSDFVANVVHELRTPLTLITGNLDNIDKGFAGKVQPKQQEILGDVFRVVNRLARLVNNLLDLSKIESGKMSLKKETLDVVKLAKGVLKEFDSVARKKNVDLKREFPDKAVSIKADEDKLTQVFVNLVGNALKFTDKGGVTVKIAELQDEVQVEIQDTGPGMTKEECEKIFDKFVRVVAEKKEGTGLGLPIAKDIVMLHKGRMRVESAPGKGSTFIFNLPK from the coding sequence ATGCGAATAAGTAGAAAGATCGGGATTAGTTTTTTTATAACCTTTCTTCTTGTTATAGTTCTTGGCGCACTTTCCATCTATAGTCTAAGGCATACATATAGAGGCTTGAGTCAGGTCTTTGCAAGGGATCTGCCTGCATCCAGGGCTACCTACCAGATAGCCATTTCAATGGAAGGGCTTTTTGCAGAGCTCAATAATTTTCTAATAACAGGCAATGAGAATTTTAAGATAAGTTATGAAAAGGCCCACAAAGGGATAGAGCGGGATATATCAGCCCTTGAGAGATTTATATCTGAAGAGGAAGAGACAGGGCTTTTTGACGAGGCAGAGGATTTAATAGCCCGGATAGACGGAGCTGCGCAGGACATATTTAAGAACAAAAAAGATATAGACGCTCTATACAAGGATCTCAGGGCAATAGAGATCACATTCACAAAGAAACTGGACAGCCTTTTTGATTTTGAAGAAAAAAAGATGCAGGATGAGAAGGATTTTTTGTTGGTACAGACGCAATATCTCCCTGCATCAGACCTAATAACAGAAGCGCGCTTGAGGTTTTCAAAAGCACTCTCAGACCTTAATGAAGAAGATGTCCTGATCCTGGAAAAATCCTTAAGGGATTACAAGAATTACTACGGGTATTCTATTTCTGATAAAGAACGCAGCCTCGCGACTGAACTTATAGAATCCTCCACTGAAATCAAATCAATTGTCAGCTCGATCAATGATCTTAAGGCTAAGGCAGGCAGTCATGTGGAGTTACTCTTGGCTAAAGGCAAGGATTTTATGGAGGCGCTGGATAAGATAATCGCGCTTAAGAAAAGTGGCATTTCTTCAAAACTGGGAGTAGGCGCTGCGCTTACAGAGGATATACCAGCCATACATAATATTTCCAAGATAGAAAAGGATCTGGCAGAGTCGTGGAGGGCAAGCAGTAGATATATATTGACTGGTGATGAAACATATATAGCCCACTATCATCAGCTTAGACAGAATATAGATAAGGCTCTTAAGGATTATGGCCGTCATGCGCGGCTTAGGGGTACAGAGAGATTTTTAGATGATATCCTGGAATCAGATAACGCTATTTTAAAGCTTATAGATTCTAACACGGCACTCTTTGACAAGAAACAGGATAGCCTTTCAGAGTTTTTGTCTATAGCTTCAGAGATCGAGAGCAAGATAGATGGGCTCTTGGCTGAAAAGGATTCTTTGATAAAAGAGGCAGAGGACCCGCAGGATATTTTAGAGAAACATGTGCCTGCGAGGTGGATGTTGATGCGTCTTAAGGATGAGCTTGCGGGCGCGTCCAGGCTTATCATGGATTATTTAGATGAACAGGAATTAAAGTACAAGGACCAGTATTCAGAATCATATTTTGATATGAAAAAATACATGAATAGATACAGGAATCTTTCTAAGGGGCGCGCTGATTCTGTGTTTATAAAAGAGATAGAGCTAAAGCTGGACAGCTTTAATAGCGCTGTCTTGGGTGTTATTGATAGTCACGATAGCATTATGAAGGAGCGCGGGTGGACCCTTATAGAATTACAGGATGATCTAAAGGATAGTTTAGCCAAGGCAGTGGAGGCAGAGATCAGTCAGATCGAGAAGAATAAAAAAGACCTTACGAATAGGATAAGGACTATCAACATCGTGATATTTATCATAATAGGCGTAGTGGCCTTTATAGCAGTGTTTGTTATTTTCTACACCACGAGCTCCATAACAAATCCTATTCAGGCGCTTTACAGCGGCGCTGGCATCATAGGTAAGGGCAATCTGGACCATCGATTGAACATAAAAACAGGTGATGAGATACAGGATCTTGCAGAAGGATTTAACACAATGGCAGGGGAGCTCAAGGAGCTCTATACAAATTTAGAGAACAAGGTAAAGGAGAGGACCGCTCAGCTGGGAGAGGCAAACAAGACCCTTGTTTTCAAGAAAGATGAATTAGAGAAGATCAATTCTAAGCTTAAAGATCTGGACAGGATGAAGTCAGACTTTGTGGCAAACGTAGTGCATGAATTAAGGACGCCGCTTACCCTGATAACAGGCAATTTAGATAATATTGATAAAGGTTTTGCAGGGAAAGTCCAACCAAAACAACAGGAGATATTGGGTGACGTGTTCAGAGTCGTAAACAGGCTTGCGAGGCTTGTGAATAACCTTCTGGATCTATCCAAGATCGAATCAGGCAAAATGTCACTCAAAAAGGAAACCCTGGACGTGGTAAAACTGGCAAAAGGAGTCCTTAAAGAATTTGATAGTGTAGCCAGGAAAAAGAATGTGGACCTAAAACGAGAATTTCCTGATAAGGCCGTTAGCATCAAGGCAGACGAGGATAAATTGACACAGGTCTTCGTGAATCTTGTAGGGAATGCCCTGAAGTTCACTGACAAGGGAGGCGTTACTGTAAAGATCGCCGAATTGCAGGATGAGGTGCAGGTGGAGATCCAGGACACTGGCCCGGGCATGACAAAAGAAGAGTGCGAGAAGATTTTTGATAAATTCGTAAGAGTTGTCGCAGAGAAAAAAGAGGGCACAGGTCTTGGCCTTCCAATAGCAAAGGACATAGTAATGCTTCACAAAGGCCGCATGAGAGTAGAAAGCGCTCCAGGTAAAGGTTCAACCTTCATCTTCAACCTACCAAAGTAA